TCGTTGATCTTCCACGCTTTCAGCCAGTCTTCCGGCGAGATTGCGTACGTCATGGGGTTTTCGACGTTATTTGGGTTCGCCTCGGCGTCGAGCCGGGTCAGGGCGCCGGCCGCATCGGTTGTCCCCCGCAGCCGCACCGACGCGGCCCCGAAACCGCCGATGTTCTCGCCATAGAGCTGGCCGACGACGCCGCCGTTCAGGTAGTCGATCATCATCTGGAACCCCTCGCCTTTGTCCGTCGCCCGGAGGAACAGCCCCGAATCGATCCCGAAGTCGGGCTTGATTTCGAGGAGCAGCTCAAAGTCGCCGAATTTCCGATCGCTCAGCAGGATGCCGCCGTTGCCCGAGCTTGGCGGATCCTGTTCGCCGGCGATCGCCCCATCCTCGACCACCCAGCGGCCCCCGGTGCCGTGCCAGATCTTCTCGGGGTTTTTATGCCAGCCGGCGAGGGTTTCGCCGTCGAAGAGCGAGATAAAATCGGCCTCATCCGGCCGGGAGCCGGGCAGGGCGAGGACCGCCGGAAGCGCCGGCAGCGAAGCCAGCGCGGCGGATTGCTTGAGGAACTGACGACGAGAGGGCATGGCTTTGGGGCGTATGGTAGCAGGTTAGAGGAAAGGAAGAAGATACCTCGATTTTCCTCAAATCGAATTAGCGGATTACCAGCGGCCTCGACAGCAGGAAGCGCGATGTACGTTGGTCGGAAAAGCGGAGATCCCACCCTCTGGACGCTGATGGGAGCTACCATTCACCCACCGTAAAGGCGCCGGCCGCGGCCGCGCTCAGACCCATCGTCCACGCCGAAGCGCGGCCCTCCGTTCGGCTGAAAAGCGTCCCAAAAACGCCAGCGCAAAACCGCCGAGCACGGCGCTGATGGAGGCGAGGTATCCGTAATAGTGGCCATGAAGCGTTGTTCAGTTTGTAAGAGGAACCTTACGGGTCTTCCGCGGCAAAATACACACTAGACGTATTGCACGTATAGTCCCTCTCACCTGGAACCCGCATTTCCACTCGCCGTCTCTAGACGTCCCTACTCACTCTATTTGATACTTGTGCATAAACACATCATCCTCCGCATAGCCTTTCTGACCTTGCTCGTCCTGATGACCTGTCTCTCCGCACAGGCGCAGGACCTCGTTACCGTCGACGGAGCCTTCCAACAATGGCACTCCGTTTCCGTTCGAGTCACCTGCCCGGAGGCCGACTGCGGCGCGGTGTCGGAGACGAGCGTTCCCAATCCGTTTACCGACTACCGCTTACTCGTCACGTTTACCTCCCCCGATGGCGCGGAAGTGCTGGAGGTGCCCGGGTTTTACGCCGGCGACGGACAGGCCGCCTACACGGAAGCCACCTCGGGCAACGTCTGGATGGCCCACCTTACCCCCCACGAAACGGGTGAATGGACCTATCGCGTTTCGTTTCAGACGGGCCCGGATCGCGTGTTGGACCGTCTCGCTGGAAACCCAATAGGCGCCGATGGGGCAACCGGCTCGTTCATCGTCGGCGAAACCGATAAGACAGGCGACGACTTCCGGGCGAAGGGCTTTCTGCGGTACGCCAACTCCCATTACTTCTACTTTTCAGGATCGAACACCCCCTTCCTGAAAAACGGCGCCGGCAGCCCCGAAAACCTGCTCCACTACCACGAATTCCACAATACCTACCAGCAGGACTCCCAGCCCGTCATTCCGCCGCACGAATTTGCACCCCA
This Rhodothermales bacterium DNA region includes the following protein-coding sequences:
- a CDS encoding family 16 glycoside hydrolase — its product is MPSRRQFLKQSAALASLPALPAVLALPGSRPDEADFISLFDGETLAGWHKNPEKIWHGTGGRWVVEDGAIAGEQDPPSSGNGGILLSDRKFGDFELLLEIKPDFGIDSGLFLRATDKGEGFQMMIDYLNGGVVGQLYGENIGGFGAASVRLRGTTDAAGALTRLDAEANPNNVENPMTYAISPEDWLKAWKINDWNRVRIVCVGDYPIIKVWIDDALVTDFNASTFTHPNYDREKTRATLGREGSIALQVHGGADRWATGAKSRWRNIRVREL